A single Pseudomonas brassicacearum DNA region contains:
- the def gene encoding peptide deformylase: protein MAILNILEFPDPRLRTIAKPVAVVDDEVRQLVDDMFETMYEAPGIGLAATQVNVHKRIVVMDLSEDRSEPRVFINPEFETLTDEMDQYQEGCLSVPGFYENVDRPQKVKIKALDRDGQPYELIAEGLLAVCIQHECDHLNGKLFVDYLSTLKRDRIKKKLEKLHRQNA, encoded by the coding sequence ATGGCCATTTTGAACATTCTCGAATTTCCGGACCCGCGCCTGCGCACTATCGCCAAACCAGTGGCCGTAGTGGACGACGAAGTGCGCCAGTTGGTCGATGACATGTTTGAAACAATGTATGAGGCGCCAGGCATCGGCCTCGCCGCGACCCAGGTCAACGTGCACAAGCGTATCGTCGTGATGGACCTTTCCGAAGACCGCAGCGAGCCGCGGGTGTTCATCAACCCCGAGTTCGAAACCCTCACCGACGAGATGGACCAGTACCAGGAAGGCTGCCTCTCGGTGCCGGGCTTCTACGAAAACGTCGACCGCCCGCAGAAGGTCAAGATCAAGGCCCTGGACCGTGACGGCCAGCCTTATGAACTGATCGCCGAAGGTTTGCTGGCGGTGTGCATCCAGCACGAGTGTGACCACCTCAACGGCAAGCTGTTCGTGGATTACCTGTCTACCCTCAAGCGTGACCGCATCAAGAAAAAACTGGAAAAACTTCATCGCCAGAATGCTTGA
- a CDS encoding tetratricopeptide repeat protein codes for MLDSLEKMLAKGVDNALLRFGLGKGYLDLGEFARAAEHFQRCVELDPKYSAAWKLLGKAHQGQGDLPAARQAWEQGLEAARAHGDKQAEKEMTVFLKKLDRQP; via the coding sequence ATGCTCGATTCCCTGGAAAAAATGCTCGCCAAGGGTGTGGATAACGCCCTGCTGCGCTTCGGCCTGGGCAAGGGCTACCTCGACCTCGGCGAATTCGCCCGGGCAGCCGAACACTTCCAACGCTGCGTCGAACTCGACCCCAAATACTCAGCAGCCTGGAAACTACTGGGCAAGGCCCACCAAGGCCAAGGCGACCTACCGGCAGCCCGCCAAGCCTGGGAACAAGGCCTGGAAGCCGCCCGCGCCCACGGCGACAAACAGGCCGAAAAAGAAATGACCGTGTTCCTCAAAAAACTGGATCGCCAGCCCTGA
- the rsmB gene encoding 16S rRNA (cytosine(967)-C(5))-methyltransferase RsmB, translating into MNPRLAAAKALAAVLSGKASLNSSLPTQLDKVEDRDRGFTQDLAFGTARWQPRLSALAAKLLQKPFKAADADVEALLLVGLYQLLYTRVPAHAAIGETVGCADKLKKPWAKALLNAVLRRAQRESEALLAELEHDPVVRTAHPRWLQKSLKAFWPEQWEAICAANNAHPPMILRANRRHHSRDAYLALLGEAGIPAVPCQYSRDGIVLETPGDVRALPGFAEGWISVQDEAAQLAADLLELAPGQRVLDACCAPGGKTCHILEAEPKLAGVVAVDLEAKRLVRVKENLERLGLEAELIAADGRDTATWWDGKPFQRILLDAPCSATGVIRRHPDIKLTRQPDDIAALAVLQGELLDALWPTLEVGGMLLYATCSTLPTENTEVIDAFLARTPGARELDIASQAGLKQPHGRQLLAQEGGHDGFYYAKLIKIAAARG; encoded by the coding sequence ATGAACCCACGTCTGGCCGCCGCCAAGGCACTTGCCGCCGTCCTCAGCGGGAAAGCCTCCCTCAACAGTTCCCTGCCGACCCAACTGGACAAGGTGGAAGACCGTGATCGCGGCTTCACCCAGGACCTGGCGTTCGGCACCGCCCGTTGGCAGCCGCGGCTGTCGGCCCTGGCGGCCAAGCTGTTGCAGAAACCGTTCAAGGCCGCCGACGCCGACGTCGAGGCGCTGCTGCTGGTGGGGCTCTATCAACTGCTCTACACCCGCGTCCCGGCCCACGCCGCCATCGGCGAAACCGTAGGCTGCGCCGACAAGCTGAAAAAGCCCTGGGCCAAGGCCCTGCTCAACGCCGTGTTGCGCCGCGCCCAGCGGGAAAGCGAAGCCCTGCTGGCCGAGCTGGAACATGACCCGGTGGTGCGTACCGCTCACCCGCGCTGGTTGCAGAAATCCCTCAAGGCGTTCTGGCCCGAGCAATGGGAAGCCATCTGTGCGGCCAACAATGCTCATCCGCCGATGATCCTGCGGGCCAACCGTCGCCACCATAGCCGCGACGCCTACCTGGCGTTGCTCGGCGAGGCTGGCATCCCGGCCGTTCCGTGCCAGTACAGCCGCGACGGCATCGTCCTGGAAACCCCGGGCGATGTGCGCGCCTTGCCGGGCTTTGCCGAGGGCTGGATCAGCGTCCAGGACGAAGCCGCCCAATTGGCCGCCGACCTGCTGGAGCTGGCGCCCGGCCAACGGGTGCTTGACGCCTGCTGCGCGCCGGGTGGCAAGACCTGCCATATTCTCGAGGCCGAGCCGAAGCTGGCCGGCGTGGTGGCGGTGGACCTGGAAGCCAAGCGCCTGGTGCGCGTGAAGGAAAACCTCGAGCGCCTGGGCCTGGAGGCCGAGCTGATCGCCGCCGATGGCCGCGACACTGCAACCTGGTGGGACGGCAAGCCGTTCCAGCGCATCCTCCTTGATGCCCCATGCTCGGCCACCGGCGTGATCCGCCGGCATCCGGACATCAAGCTCACCCGCCAGCCGGACGACATTGCGGCACTGGCCGTGTTGCAGGGCGAACTGCTCGATGCCCTGTGGCCGACCCTGGAAGTCGGTGGCATGCTGCTCTACGCCACCTGCTCGACCTTGCCGACCGAGAACACCGAAGTGATCGACGCCTTCCTCGCCCGCACCCCAGGGGCGCGGGAACTGGACATTGCCAGCCAGGCCGGCCTGAAACAGCCCCATGGCCGCCAGTTGCTGGCCCAGGAAGGTGGTCACGACGGGTTCTATTACGCCAAGCTGATCAAGATCGCCGCTGCACGCGGTTAA
- a CDS encoding DMT family transporter — translation MNSFKKIAPHDYAFLLLVALIWGGNFALIKVGLEQIKPFVMTFIRFSLCVFPFVFFMPRPKIPAYVLAAYGILFGGGIWGCANIAIYTGTSPGTVSLIIQLSAFITFIIGLIAFKERASNISIIALAISLSGLFLMLLKNNQGSGPLGVAICLLAAFCFSMCTFIIQKYKPKDLLPFMVWSFLFSLPVLFVLALYFEGAESFYSLKDAINYKVIVSLISQSYVTTLLGYWIWNYNIRKYSGSTVAPIGLLVPFFAIIISYLFFSYPINGTVILSIGLVFCGVILFNLRHSIEQLSNKTAIQR, via the coding sequence ATGAACAGTTTTAAAAAAATCGCCCCACATGATTACGCATTCTTATTGCTAGTGGCGCTGATCTGGGGGGGAAACTTCGCCTTAATTAAAGTAGGGCTTGAACAAATCAAACCCTTCGTGATGACATTCATCAGGTTTTCGCTTTGCGTCTTCCCGTTTGTATTTTTCATGCCAAGACCTAAAATTCCAGCTTATGTACTCGCTGCCTATGGAATATTGTTTGGTGGCGGAATATGGGGGTGCGCCAACATTGCCATCTATACAGGCACCTCTCCCGGCACTGTATCCCTCATCATTCAGCTCAGCGCATTCATTACATTTATCATTGGCCTGATTGCCTTTAAGGAAAGAGCTTCCAACATCAGCATTATCGCCCTCGCGATATCACTCTCTGGCCTTTTCTTGATGCTACTCAAGAACAATCAGGGTTCAGGTCCGTTGGGCGTTGCTATCTGCTTGCTCGCAGCTTTTTGCTTTAGTATGTGTACTTTTATTATTCAAAAATACAAGCCTAAAGACCTGCTACCCTTTATGGTTTGGAGCTTCTTATTTAGCCTTCCAGTTCTATTCGTTCTTGCCTTGTACTTTGAAGGTGCCGAGTCATTCTATAGCCTGAAGGATGCGATAAACTACAAAGTCATAGTGTCGCTGATCTCACAGTCTTACGTGACGACTCTGCTGGGGTACTGGATATGGAACTACAACATAAGAAAGTATTCTGGCTCCACCGTGGCCCCCATTGGCTTGCTGGTTCCGTTTTTCGCCATCATCATTTCCTACTTGTTCTTTAGCTATCCGATAAATGGAACAGTCATTCTATCGATAGGCTTGGTTTTCTGCGGCGTGATTTTGTTCAACCTACGACACAGCATTGAGCAGTTGTCTAACAAGACCGCCATACAAAGATGA
- a CDS encoding L-threonylcarbamoyladenylate synthase, whose product MVNSWRVQQAAREIRAGAVIAYPTEAVWGLGCDPWNEEAVERLLAIKSRLPDKGLILVADNIHQFDFLFEDFPDTWMDRMASTWPGPNTWLVPHQNLLPEWITGVHDTVALRVSDHPTVRDLCSLVGPLVSTSANPQGRPAARTRIRVEQYFRGQIDLVLGGNLGGRKNPSVIRDLATGKVVRPD is encoded by the coding sequence ATGGTCAACAGTTGGCGTGTGCAACAAGCCGCGCGAGAAATTCGCGCCGGGGCGGTGATTGCCTATCCAACCGAAGCGGTCTGGGGCCTGGGTTGTGACCCATGGAACGAAGAGGCGGTGGAACGCCTGCTGGCGATCAAGTCGCGGCTGCCCGACAAAGGCCTGATCCTGGTGGCTGACAACATCCACCAGTTCGACTTTCTGTTCGAAGACTTCCCCGACACCTGGATGGACCGCATGGCCAGCACCTGGCCGGGGCCCAATACCTGGCTGGTGCCGCACCAGAACCTGCTGCCGGAATGGATCACCGGGGTGCACGACACCGTCGCGCTGCGGGTCAGCGATCATCCCACCGTGCGCGACCTGTGCTCGTTGGTCGGGCCGCTGGTGTCCACCTCGGCCAACCCGCAAGGACGCCCGGCGGCGCGCACGCGGATTCGCGTCGAGCAGTATTTCCGTGGGCAGATCGACCTGGTGCTGGGCGGCAACCTGGGCGGGCGCAAGAACCCCAGCGTGATTCGCGACCTGGCTACTGGCAAGGTTGTGCGGCCGGACTGA
- the trkA gene encoding Trk system potassium transporter TrkA: protein MKIIILGAGQVGGSLAEHLASEANDITVVDTDGERLRDLGDRLDIRTVQGRGSLPTVLRQAGADDADMLVAVTNSDETNMVACQVAHTLFHTPTKIARVREASYLTRADLFDNEAIPVDVLISPEQVVTNYIKRLIQHPGALQVIDFAEGKAQLVAVKAYYGGPLVGQQLRQLREHMPNVDTRVAAIFRRDRPILPQGDTVIEADDEVFFIAAKANIRAVMSEMRRLDENYKRIVIAGGGQIGERLAEAIESRYQVKIIEMNPARCRYLSDTLDSTVVLQGSASDRDLLLEENIADADIFLALTNDDEANIMSSLLAKRLGAKKVMTIINNPAYVDLIQGGDIDIAISPQLATIGTLLAHVRRGDIVSVHSLRRGAAEAIEAIAHGDAKSSKVIGKAIRDIGLPPGTTIGAIIRDEEVLIAHDDTTIQTGDHVILFLVDKKHIRDVEKLFHVGLSFF, encoded by the coding sequence ATGAAAATCATCATCCTCGGCGCAGGACAAGTCGGCGGTTCGCTGGCGGAACATCTGGCCAGCGAGGCCAACGACATCACCGTGGTCGACACCGACGGCGAACGCTTGCGCGACTTGGGCGACCGCCTCGACATCCGCACCGTGCAAGGTCGCGGGTCGTTGCCGACGGTGCTGCGCCAGGCCGGCGCCGACGATGCCGACATGCTCGTGGCCGTGACCAACAGCGATGAAACCAACATGGTCGCCTGCCAGGTCGCCCACACGTTGTTTCATACCCCGACCAAGATTGCGCGGGTGCGCGAAGCGTCCTACCTGACCCGCGCCGACCTGTTCGACAACGAAGCGATCCCGGTGGATGTGCTGATCAGCCCCGAGCAGGTGGTGACCAACTACATCAAGCGCTTGATCCAACACCCCGGCGCCTTGCAGGTAATCGACTTTGCCGAAGGCAAGGCGCAACTGGTGGCGGTCAAGGCCTACTACGGCGGGCCGCTGGTGGGCCAGCAACTGCGCCAGTTGCGCGAGCACATGCCGAATGTGGATACCCGGGTCGCAGCGATTTTCCGCCGTGACCGGCCGATCCTGCCCCAGGGCGACACGGTGATCGAAGCCGACGACGAAGTATTTTTCATTGCCGCCAAGGCGAACATTCGCGCGGTCATGAGCGAAATGCGCCGCCTCGATGAGAACTACAAGCGCATCGTCATCGCCGGTGGCGGGCAGATCGGCGAACGCCTGGCCGAAGCCATCGAAAGCCGCTACCAGGTCAAGATCATCGAGATGAACCCGGCGCGCTGCCGCTACCTCTCCGACACCCTCGACAGCACCGTGGTGCTGCAGGGCAGCGCCTCGGACCGCGACCTGCTGTTGGAAGAAAACATCGCCGATGCCGACATCTTCCTGGCCCTGACCAACGACGACGAAGCCAACATCATGTCGTCGCTATTGGCCAAGCGCCTGGGGGCGAAGAAGGTCATGACCATCATCAACAACCCGGCCTACGTCGACCTGATCCAGGGCGGCGACATCGACATCGCCATCAGCCCGCAACTGGCAACCATCGGCACCTTGCTGGCCCACGTGCGCCGCGGCGACATCGTCAGCGTCCACTCCCTGCGCCGCGGCGCGGCCGAAGCCATCGAGGCCATTGCCCATGGCGATGCCAAGTCCAGCAAAGTCATCGGCAAGGCCATCCGCGACATCGGCCTGCCGCCGGGCACCACCATCGGCGCGATCATCCGCGACGAAGAAGTACTGATCGCCCACGACGACACCACCATCCAGACCGGCGACCATGTGATTCTGTTCCTGGTGGACAAGAAGCACATTCGCGATGTCGAGAAGCTGTTCCATGTGGGGTTGAGTTTCTTCTGA
- a CDS encoding LysM peptidoglycan-binding domain-containing protein yields MRKSLLALLLLASAGIAHGQVQLREGFPQQYTVVTGDTLWDISGKYLREPWKWPELWQANPQIENPNLIYPGDTLSLVYVNGQPRLTLNRGASRGTIKLSPRIRSSPVADAIPSIPLQAINSFLLNNRIVDTPEDFNKAPYIVAGNAERVLSGMGDRVFARGTFDANQSAYGIFRQGKVYTDPETQEFLGINADDIGGGEVVATEGDVTTLALQRTTQEVRLGDRLFSGEERSINSTFMPSAPKSDIHGLILDVPRGVTQIGALDVVTLNKGRRDGLVEGNVLAVMKTGETVRDRITGERVKIPDERAGLLMVFRTYDKLSYGLVLYASRSLAVLDKVRNP; encoded by the coding sequence ATGAGGAAATCACTACTCGCCCTGCTGCTCCTGGCCTCGGCCGGTATCGCGCACGGGCAAGTGCAACTTCGGGAAGGTTTTCCCCAGCAATACACGGTGGTGACGGGGGACACACTCTGGGACATTTCCGGCAAATACCTGCGCGAACCGTGGAAATGGCCAGAACTCTGGCAGGCCAACCCGCAGATCGAAAACCCCAACCTGATTTATCCGGGCGACACCCTGTCGCTGGTCTACGTCAATGGCCAGCCGCGCCTGACCCTCAATCGCGGTGCCTCGCGGGGCACCATCAAGCTGTCGCCGCGCATTCGCAGCTCGCCAGTGGCCGACGCCATCCCGAGCATTCCGCTGCAAGCCATCAATAGCTTCCTGTTGAACAACCGCATCGTCGACACGCCTGAAGATTTCAACAAGGCCCCCTACATCGTCGCCGGCAATGCCGAGCGGGTGCTCAGCGGCATGGGGGATCGGGTCTTTGCCCGCGGCACGTTCGATGCGAACCAGTCGGCGTACGGCATCTTTCGCCAGGGCAAGGTCTACACCGACCCCGAGACCCAGGAATTCCTGGGCATCAATGCCGACGACATCGGCGGCGGCGAGGTGGTCGCCACCGAGGGCGATGTCACCACCCTGGCCCTGCAACGCACCACCCAGGAAGTACGCTTGGGTGATCGTCTGTTCAGCGGCGAAGAGCGCTCGATCAACTCGACCTTCATGCCCAGCGCGCCAAAATCGGACATCCACGGGTTGATCCTGGACGTGCCGAGAGGCGTGACCCAGATCGGCGCGCTGGACGTGGTCACCCTGAACAAGGGCCGCCGCGACGGGCTGGTCGAAGGCAATGTGCTGGCGGTGATGAAGACCGGTGAAACCGTGCGCGACCGCATCACGGGCGAGCGGGTGAAAATTCCCGATGAGCGGGCCGGCCTGCTGATGGTGTTCCGCACCTACGACAAGCTCAGTTATGGCCTGGTGCTGTACGCCTCGCGCTCGTTGGCGGTGCTCGACAAGGTCCGTAATCCATAA
- the dprA gene encoding DNA-processing protein DprA: MPLPESAPVSPAELEARLRLHRLPELGPKRFMTLMEAFGSASKAISAPASAWRALGLPLACAEARRNPDVRDGAAHALAWLERAGQHLLMWDQPDYPALLAQISDAPPLLFVAGDTSILEKPQLAMVGSRRASRPGMDTAAAFSRSLAGAGFVITSGLALGIDAAAHQAALDVGGRTVGVLGTGLENFYPQRNRRLADAMIAQGSAVLSEFPLDAPPHASNFPRRNRIISGLSLGVLVVEASVASGSLITARLAAEQGREVYAIPGSIHHPGARGCHQLIRDGAALVETVEHILEALRGWQQLPLASEPVPVTHPLLRLLHAAPLSSEALADASGWGLPKVLAALTELEMEGRATCDNGRWFAR; the protein is encoded by the coding sequence ATGCCACTGCCAGAATCTGCGCCGGTTTCCCCTGCGGAACTGGAGGCCCGGCTACGCCTTCACCGCTTGCCGGAGCTGGGACCCAAACGTTTCATGACCCTGATGGAGGCCTTCGGCTCGGCCTCCAAGGCCATCAGTGCACCGGCCAGCGCATGGCGAGCGCTGGGCTTGCCGCTGGCCTGTGCCGAGGCGCGGCGCAACCCGGATGTACGTGACGGCGCCGCCCATGCATTGGCCTGGCTTGAGCGTGCGGGCCAGCATTTACTGATGTGGGACCAACCCGACTACCCGGCACTGCTGGCGCAGATCAGCGACGCGCCGCCGCTGCTGTTCGTCGCCGGCGACACCTCGATCCTGGAAAAACCCCAGCTGGCGATGGTCGGCAGTCGCCGCGCATCACGCCCCGGCATGGACACCGCGGCGGCGTTTTCCCGAAGCCTGGCCGGGGCCGGTTTTGTCATCACCAGCGGGCTGGCCCTGGGCATCGATGCAGCGGCTCATCAAGCAGCACTGGACGTCGGCGGGCGCACCGTCGGCGTGTTGGGCACCGGCCTGGAAAATTTTTATCCACAGCGCAATCGTCGGCTGGCGGACGCGATGATTGCGCAAGGCAGCGCGGTATTGTCGGAGTTCCCGTTGGACGCGCCGCCCCACGCCAGCAATTTTCCGCGCCGCAACCGGATCATCAGTGGCTTGTCCCTGGGGGTGCTGGTGGTGGAGGCCAGTGTCGCCAGCGGCTCGCTGATCACCGCCCGCCTGGCCGCGGAGCAGGGCCGCGAGGTGTATGCCATTCCTGGATCGATCCATCACCCTGGTGCCCGAGGCTGCCATCAATTGATCCGCGACGGTGCGGCGCTGGTGGAAACCGTCGAGCACATCCTCGAAGCGCTGCGCGGTTGGCAACAGTTGCCGCTGGCCTCGGAGCCTGTGCCCGTGACCCATCCGCTGCTGCGCCTGCTGCATGCCGCGCCGCTGAGCAGCGAGGCGCTGGCCGACGCCAGTGGCTGGGGCTTGCCCAAAGTGCTGGCGGCGTTGACCGAGCTGGAGATGGAAGGACGCGCCACCTGTGACAATGGACGCTGGTTTGCACGCTAG
- the fmt gene encoding methionyl-tRNA formyltransferase gives MTEPLRIVFAGTPEFAAEHLKALLASPHEIVAVYTQPDRPAGRGQKLMPSPVKQLALEHGIEVLQPPTLRDAQAQAELAALKPDLMVVVAYGLILPQVVLDIPRLGCINSHASLLPRWRGAAPIQRAVEAGDAESGVTVMRMEAGLDTGPMLLKVSTPISADDTGGSLHDRLALIGPPAVIQAIAGLAAGTLEGEVQDDSLATYAHKLNKDEARIDWSRPAVELERLVRAFNPWPICHSTLNGEALKVLAASYAEGKGAPGEILSASKDGLLVACGEQALCLTRLQLPGGKALGFSDLFNSRREKFAVGTVLGQATDAS, from the coding sequence ATGACTGAGCCACTGCGCATCGTCTTTGCCGGCACTCCCGAATTTGCCGCCGAACACCTCAAGGCCCTGCTGGCCAGCCCCCACGAAATCGTCGCGGTCTACACCCAGCCGGACCGGCCGGCCGGCCGCGGGCAAAAACTGATGCCCAGCCCGGTCAAGCAACTGGCCCTGGAGCACGGCATCGAGGTGTTGCAGCCGCCGACCCTGCGCGACGCGCAAGCCCAGGCCGAACTGGCGGCGCTCAAGCCAGACTTGATGGTGGTGGTCGCCTACGGCCTGATCCTGCCCCAAGTGGTGCTGGATATCCCGCGCCTGGGTTGCATCAACAGCCACGCCTCGCTGCTGCCGCGCTGGCGCGGTGCGGCGCCGATCCAGCGCGCCGTGGAAGCCGGCGATGCCGAGAGCGGCGTGACCGTAATGCGCATGGAAGCCGGCCTGGACACCGGGCCGATGCTGCTCAAGGTCAGCACCCCCATCAGCGCCGACGACACCGGTGGCAGCCTGCACGACCGCCTCGCGCTCATCGGCCCGCCAGCGGTGATCCAGGCGATTGCCGGCCTGGCCGCCGGCACGCTGGAAGGCGAAGTGCAGGACGACAGCCTCGCCACCTACGCACACAAACTGAACAAGGACGAAGCCCGTATCGACTGGAGCCGCCCAGCCGTTGAGCTGGAGCGCCTGGTGCGGGCCTTCAACCCTTGGCCGATCTGCCACAGCACCTTGAACGGCGAAGCCCTGAAAGTGCTGGCGGCCAGTTACGCCGAAGGGAAGGGCGCACCGGGTGAAATCCTCAGCGCCAGCAAGGACGGGCTCCTCGTTGCCTGCGGTGAGCAGGCGCTGTGCCTGACGCGCCTGCAACTGCCCGGGGGCAAGGCGCTGGGCTTCAGCGACCTGTTCAACAGCCGCCGTGAAAAATTTGCCGTCGGCACTGTGCTTGGCCAAGCGACGGACGCCTCATGA
- the hemF gene encoding oxygen-dependent coproporphyrinogen oxidase, translated as MSTRTEAVKAYLLDLQDRICAALETEDGGTRFVEDAWTRPAGGGGRTRVIENGTVIEKGGVNFSHVFGSGLPPSASAHRPELAGRGFEALGVSLVIHPHNPHVPTSHANVRFFIAEKEGEEPVWWFGGGFDLTPYYGVEEDCVHWHRVAEQACAPFGPEVYPRYKAWCDSYFHLKHRNEPRGIGGLFFDDLNAWDFDTCFAFIRAIGDAYIDAYLPIVRRRKHDAFTAKQREFQEFRRGRYVEFNLVYDRGTLFGLQSGGRTESILMSLPPQVRWGYDWKAEPGSEEARLTEYFLQDRDWLATA; from the coding sequence ATGTCCACTCGCACCGAGGCCGTGAAAGCCTACCTGCTCGACCTGCAAGACCGTATTTGCGCCGCCCTGGAAACCGAAGACGGCGGCACTCGCTTCGTCGAAGATGCCTGGACCCGGCCGGCCGGCGGTGGCGGTCGCACGCGGGTGATCGAAAACGGCACGGTGATCGAAAAGGGCGGCGTCAACTTTTCCCACGTCTTCGGCAGCGGCCTGCCGCCCTCGGCCAGCGCCCATCGGCCAGAACTGGCCGGGCGCGGCTTCGAAGCCTTGGGCGTGTCGCTGGTGATCCACCCGCACAACCCGCACGTGCCGACCTCCCACGCCAACGTGCGCTTCTTCATCGCCGAAAAGGAAGGCGAAGAGCCGGTCTGGTGGTTTGGCGGCGGCTTCGACCTGACGCCTTACTACGGCGTCGAAGAAGACTGCGTCCATTGGCACCGTGTCGCCGAGCAGGCCTGCGCGCCGTTCGGCCCCGAGGTGTACCCGCGCTACAAAGCCTGGTGCGACAGCTATTTCCACCTCAAGCATCGCAACGAGCCCCGGGGCATCGGCGGCCTGTTTTTCGACGACCTGAACGCGTGGGATTTCGACACCTGCTTCGCCTTCATCCGCGCCATCGGCGACGCCTACATCGATGCGTACCTGCCGATCGTGCGCCGCCGCAAGCACGACGCGTTCACCGCCAAGCAGCGGGAATTCCAGGAGTTTCGCCGTGGGCGCTACGTGGAGTTCAACCTGGTCTATGACCGCGGTACCTTGTTCGGGCTGCAGTCGGGCGGACGTACCGAGTCGATCCTGATGTCGCTGCCGCCGCAAGTGCGCTGGGGCTACGACTGGAAAGCCGAACCGGGCAGCGAAGAGGCGCGGCTGACCGAGTACTTCCTGCAGGATCGCGATTGGCTGGCGACGGCCTGA
- a CDS encoding NADPH:quinone reductase produces MAKRIQFSSHGGPEVLEYVDYSPAEPGPQQVRVSNKAIGLNFIDTYYRSGLYPPPALPSGLGAEGAGVVEAVGSDVTRFKVGDRVAYGSGPLGAYSDVHVLPEANLVHLPESISFEQAAGVMLKGLTVQYLLRQTYELKGGETILFHAAAGGVGSLACQWAKALGVKLIGTVSSPEKAAIAKSHGAWETIDYSKENVAQRVLELTDGKKVPVVYDGVGKDTWLTSLDSVAPRGLVVSFGNASGAVEGVNLGILAAKGSLYVTRPTLATYANNAENLQRMADELFGMIASGKLVVDINQRYPLAEAAKAHTELSARRTTGSTVLLP; encoded by the coding sequence ATGGCCAAACGTATCCAGTTCAGTTCCCACGGCGGTCCCGAAGTGCTTGAGTACGTCGATTACTCGCCTGCCGAGCCCGGCCCGCAGCAGGTGCGCGTCAGCAACAAGGCGATCGGCCTGAATTTCATCGACACCTACTACCGCAGTGGTCTGTATCCGCCGCCAGCGCTGCCATCGGGCCTGGGTGCCGAAGGCGCGGGCGTGGTCGAGGCGGTTGGGTCGGACGTCACGCGGTTCAAGGTCGGCGACCGGGTGGCCTACGGCAGCGGCCCACTGGGGGCCTACAGCGATGTGCATGTGTTGCCTGAGGCCAACCTGGTGCATTTGCCCGAATCCATCAGTTTCGAACAGGCGGCGGGCGTGATGCTCAAGGGCCTGACTGTGCAGTACCTGTTGCGCCAGACCTATGAACTCAAGGGTGGCGAAACCATCCTGTTCCACGCCGCGGCCGGTGGCGTGGGTTCCTTGGCCTGTCAGTGGGCCAAGGCCTTGGGCGTGAAGCTGATTGGCACCGTGAGCTCGCCGGAAAAGGCCGCCATCGCCAAATCCCACGGCGCTTGGGAAACCATCGACTACAGCAAGGAAAACGTCGCACAGCGGGTGCTGGAATTGACTGACGGCAAGAAGGTGCCCGTGGTGTACGACGGGGTTGGCAAGGACACCTGGCTGACCTCCCTGGACAGCGTCGCGCCCCGTGGCCTGGTGGTGAGTTTCGGCAACGCCTCGGGTGCGGTAGAAGGTGTGAACCTGGGAATTCTCGCGGCCAAGGGCTCGCTGTACGTCACCCGCCCGACCCTGGCGACTTACGCCAACAACGCCGAAAACCTGCAGCGCATGGCTGATGAATTGTTCGGGATGATCGCCAGCGGCAAGCTTGTGGTGGATATCAACCAGCGTTATCCACTGGCGGAAGCGGCCAAGGCTCATACTGAGCTGTCGGCGCGCCGGACGACCGGGTCGACCGTTCTTTTGCCTTGA